Proteins encoded within one genomic window of uncultured Draconibacterium sp.:
- a CDS encoding DUF4097 family beta strand repeat-containing protein translates to MIKKQWKIIAGLLVFLAPLLVNAQFTDTKEIRKSYAITPETQIEITNKYGKIDFKNWDKDSVKFLINIRVEEKKLSKLEESIEEIDFDITNSEHYLIVRTVVEKNKSTLGREIKKFKETLLNSDGNIQVDYTVWLPDSNRLKVDNKFGDIYIGDYKGEADITLSNGNMKAHDFRNLNLTLNFADATINKIEKGRLDCNFSELYVKELGTIHLQSKSTEFELQKVESLSASSRRDKFRIRQIELLDAQSSFTTFRITKLTDRAKIQSEYGDVEIEGTVADFSGVNIESRSTDINLYFNSKSAFSFNIQHTKADLSLDTDFTVKKQDTLDEKENEIKIIGHFGETPNPTEKLTLRANSGNINLRTAF, encoded by the coding sequence ATGATAAAAAAACAATGGAAAATAATTGCCGGGCTGTTGGTTTTTCTTGCTCCGTTATTGGTAAATGCCCAGTTTACCGACACCAAAGAGATTCGGAAATCGTATGCTATTACGCCCGAAACTCAAATTGAGATTACCAACAAATACGGTAAAATCGATTTTAAAAACTGGGACAAAGATTCGGTGAAGTTCCTCATAAATATCAGGGTTGAAGAAAAAAAACTGTCGAAGCTGGAAGAATCGATAGAAGAGATTGATTTTGATATTACCAACAGCGAACATTACCTGATCGTGCGCACAGTAGTTGAAAAGAACAAAAGCACACTGGGCCGCGAAATCAAAAAATTTAAAGAAACGTTACTGAATTCGGACGGAAATATTCAGGTGGATTACACGGTTTGGCTACCCGACTCGAACCGCCTAAAAGTTGACAATAAATTTGGCGACATTTACATTGGCGACTACAAAGGCGAAGCGGATATCACGTTGTCGAACGGAAATATGAAAGCGCATGATTTCCGGAACCTGAATCTTACTCTGAATTTTGCAGATGCCACCATCAATAAAATAGAAAAGGGGCGCCTCGACTGTAATTTCAGCGAATTGTACGTGAAAGAATTGGGAACGATTCATCTGCAGAGCAAATCAACCGAATTTGAGTTACAAAAGGTAGAGAGCCTCTCAGCATCGTCGCGCCGCGATAAATTCAGAATCCGCCAAATTGAGCTCCTCGATGCACAAAGCAGTTTCACCACCTTCAGGATAACCAAACTTACCGACCGGGCAAAAATTCAATCGGAATACGGCGATGTGGAAATTGAAGGAACCGTGGCTGATTTTAGTGGCGTAAATATCGAATCGCGATCAACCGACATTAACCTGTATTTTAACAGCAAATCAGCTTTCAGTTTCAATATTCAACATACAAAAGCAGATTTGAGTCTTGACACCGATTTTACAGTTAAAAAGCAAGATACATTGGATGAAAAAGAGAATGAAATAAAAATTATTGGACATTTTGGAGAGACACCAAATCCAACCGAGAAGCTTACTCTCAGGGCGAACTCAGGCAATATAAATCTGCGTACTGCATTCTAA
- a CDS encoding head GIN domain-containing protein: MKTIKLFIYGLATIFSATSCIDDFTVEGNGIRGTESRIVTDFEKVKSSGKFEVHISEAQSNDVVISAEENLLQYIETYVSGETLHIDVKGIRDLKNRLPMEVFISTPTLKGIKQSGSGIITTDYFVSNEMDIVLSGSGSIITAFEAEEVDALLSGSGTIEFSGFADDADFVISGSGTIEFSGFADDADFVISGSGTIDAHQLDLYNYTTSTSGSGDMYVTVSRNLRSNISGSGNVFYYGNPGIETHISGSGSVIREN; the protein is encoded by the coding sequence ATGAAAACTATTAAGCTATTCATTTATGGGCTTGCTACGATCTTTAGCGCCACCAGTTGCATCGACGATTTTACGGTTGAAGGAAATGGTATCCGCGGAACGGAAAGCCGGATTGTTACCGACTTTGAAAAAGTAAAATCGTCGGGAAAATTTGAAGTTCACATCTCCGAAGCGCAAAGCAACGATGTGGTAATAAGTGCCGAGGAAAACCTGTTGCAATACATTGAAACTTATGTTTCGGGCGAAACCTTGCACATTGATGTTAAAGGTATCCGGGATCTGAAAAACCGCCTGCCCATGGAAGTGTTTATTTCAACTCCAACTCTGAAAGGCATAAAACAAAGCGGATCAGGAATTATTACCACCGACTATTTTGTGAGCAATGAAATGGATATAGTACTTTCCGGCTCGGGAAGCATAATTACCGCTTTTGAAGCCGAAGAAGTTGATGCTTTACTTTCAGGATCGGGAACGATTGAATTCTCGGGCTTTGCCGACGATGCTGATTTTGTTATCAGCGGATCGGGAACGATTGAATTCTCGGGCTTTGCCGACGATGCTGATTTTGTTATCAGCGGATCGGGAACGATTGATGCCCACCAGCTAGATCTGTACAATTACACCACTTCTACATCAGGTTCGGGCGATATGTATGTTACTGTTTCACGTAATCTTCGCTCCAATATTTCAGGAAGCGGCAATGTATTTTATTACGGAAATCCCGGTATTGAAACCCATATTTCAGGCTCGGGCAGTGTAATCCGCGAAAACTAA
- a CDS encoding sugar phosphate isomerase/epimerase, producing MISKRISLKLMAVIAVAFLFMQGFTACNSAQKKSEEKSAEVKKEIFIGLQLWSVKDNMGEDVAATLKAVGESGYGFVETAGYGDGKIYGIDPVEFKNLCEGNGLKFLGAHTGQAVPAEETWDETMAWWDTCIAAHKAAGVKWIVQPWMGETAYQSLDGLKDYCKYFEAVGERCNAAGIRFGYHNHDQEFTTEYDGKTLYDWMLELTDPEKVMFQLDLYWIAEGGKNALDYFEKYPGRFELWHIKDEKELGESGKMDFASLFAEREKSGAKYGIVEVEEYNFEPLESCAKSLEYLKAQDYVDFYE from the coding sequence ATGATTTCAAAAAGAATTAGTTTAAAATTAATGGCTGTAATTGCTGTTGCTTTTTTGTTTATGCAAGGATTTACGGCGTGTAATTCGGCTCAAAAAAAGTCTGAAGAAAAGAGTGCTGAGGTGAAAAAGGAGATTTTTATCGGACTTCAGCTTTGGTCGGTAAAAGACAACATGGGGGAGGACGTAGCGGCTACCTTAAAAGCGGTTGGCGAAAGTGGTTACGGATTTGTTGAAACAGCAGGTTACGGCGATGGAAAGATTTACGGCATCGATCCGGTTGAGTTTAAAAATCTGTGCGAAGGCAATGGTCTGAAATTTTTGGGAGCACACACCGGACAAGCTGTTCCAGCCGAAGAAACCTGGGATGAAACAATGGCCTGGTGGGACACCTGTATTGCTGCTCACAAAGCTGCCGGCGTAAAATGGATCGTTCAACCATGGATGGGAGAAACAGCTTACCAAAGCCTCGACGGATTAAAAGACTATTGCAAATACTTTGAAGCCGTTGGAGAGAGATGTAATGCGGCCGGTATTCGTTTTGGCTACCATAACCACGATCAGGAATTTACCACTGAGTATGACGGGAAAACGCTTTATGACTGGATGCTGGAATTGACCGATCCGGAGAAAGTGATGTTTCAGCTTGATTTATACTGGATTGCAGAAGGTGGCAAAAATGCCCTTGATTATTTTGAAAAATATCCCGGACGTTTTGAGCTGTGGCACATAAAAGATGAAAAAGAACTGGGTGAAAGCGGTAAAATGGATTTTGCCTCGTTGTTTGCAGAACGCGAAAAATCTGGTGCCAAATACGGAATTGTAGAGGTTGAAGAGTACAATTTCGAACCACTTGAAAGTTGTGCAAAAAGTTTGGAATATTTAAAAGCTCAGGATTACGTAGACTTTTACGAATAA
- a CDS encoding DMT family transporter has translation MKNKDLLATLSALAAVFFWSFSFVWFKIAFLAYKPITVVIFRLAISAVLIILMALSVKQLQKVKKEDYKWFFFMAFFEPFLYFLGESYGLQYVSSTVAAVIVATIPLFTPIATWIFYKEKIKLMTVIGITFSFFGVGMVVMNGHLGFEASPIGVALESMAVIAAISFALILKKLTTGYNTLTIIAYQNIIGVLLFLPIWLSIDFQDFLQTPFHPQAFRAIILLAVFSSTLAFVFFTKSLRILGVTRANTFINLIPVFVAVLAFFILKDELGIQQIIGIIVVVTGLFLSQIKKRETNGRKKGAEIHRR, from the coding sequence ATGAAGAATAAAGATCTGCTAGCGACCCTTTCGGCACTTGCCGCCGTTTTTTTCTGGAGCTTTTCGTTTGTATGGTTTAAAATTGCTTTTCTGGCCTATAAACCCATTACGGTTGTAATTTTCAGGCTTGCAATTTCAGCGGTTCTCATTATATTGATGGCACTTTCGGTAAAACAACTTCAGAAAGTAAAAAAGGAAGATTATAAGTGGTTCTTTTTCATGGCCTTTTTCGAGCCGTTTTTGTATTTCCTAGGCGAGAGTTACGGGCTTCAATATGTATCGTCGACTGTTGCTGCGGTAATTGTGGCAACCATTCCGCTTTTCACTCCGATAGCAACCTGGATATTCTACAAAGAAAAGATCAAACTGATGACAGTGATCGGTATCACCTTTTCCTTTTTTGGAGTTGGGATGGTAGTAATGAACGGGCATTTGGGTTTTGAGGCATCGCCGATCGGTGTTGCGCTCGAGTCGATGGCAGTTATTGCAGCCATTAGTTTTGCTCTCATACTCAAGAAACTAACAACAGGTTACAATACTTTAACGATTATTGCTTATCAGAATATAATTGGCGTTTTACTGTTTCTACCAATCTGGTTAAGCATCGATTTTCAGGACTTTTTGCAAACTCCATTTCATCCGCAGGCTTTCAGGGCGATAATTCTGCTGGCCGTATTTTCATCTACACTGGCCTTCGTGTTTTTTACCAAAAGTTTACGGATACTGGGAGTAACGCGTGCAAATACATTTATAAATCTCATACCGGTATTTGTGGCAGTGCTGGCATTTTTTATTCTGAAAGATGAATTGGGCATTCAGCAAATAATTGGGATTATTGTGGTAGTAACCGGACTGTTCCTTTCACAAATAAAGAAAAGAGAAACCAACGGACGCAAAAAAGGTGCGGAGATTCATCGTAGATAA
- a CDS encoding YkgJ family cysteine cluster protein, whose protein sequence is MNINYKTPEELKLLTDKSRLETNALLKKLKKKKPKRLDDVVHALHYEAFDNFDCLDCANCCKTIGPRLIVKDIERVAKHLKMKLPDFTEQYIRIDEDGDYVFKEHPCPFLMSDNYCMVYESRPKACREYPHTDRKRFYQILDLSHKNCETCPIVLEVFEKLKKENF, encoded by the coding sequence ATGAACATCAATTATAAAACACCCGAGGAGCTAAAGCTGCTTACCGACAAAAGTAGGCTGGAAACCAACGCGCTTCTGAAGAAATTAAAAAAGAAAAAGCCCAAACGGCTCGACGATGTGGTACATGCCCTGCACTACGAAGCTTTTGATAATTTTGACTGCCTTGATTGTGCCAACTGCTGCAAAACTATCGGACCACGCCTTATAGTCAAAGATATTGAGCGAGTGGCCAAACACCTGAAAATGAAATTGCCCGATTTTACCGAGCAATACATACGAATTGATGAAGACGGCGATTATGTTTTTAAGGAGCACCCCTGCCCTTTTCTGATGTCCGACAACTATTGCATGGTGTACGAAAGCCGCCCCAAAGCATGCCGCGAATACCCGCACACCGATCGTAAACGTTTTTATCAGATTCTCGACTTGTCACATAAAAACTGCGAAACCTGCCCCATTGTACTGGAAGTTTTTGAAAAGCTGAAGAAGGAAAATTTCTAA
- a CDS encoding aldo/keto reductase, with the protein MKKLLLNDGNELPIIGFGTYKSNEQEGIEAVQFALQKGYQLIDTAAFYFNEEAVGKGIKASGIPREDIIVTTKLWRECLGYESTKKELEKSLKKLDLDYIDLYLIHWPANARNYDNWQKANADTWRAMEELQAEGKIKSIGVSNFFQEHFEALFQTANVKPAVNQIEFHPGYWQPELTAFCKKHNIVIEAWSPLARGRVFENDTLQQIAKTHKQSIAKVCLRWITQHDVVVIPKSTTQERILDNLNLFGFELSQEEMSLIDNLPEIGFSGELPNIWPERV; encoded by the coding sequence ATGAAAAAACTACTTTTAAATGACGGAAACGAACTACCAATTATTGGTTTCGGAACTTATAAATCCAACGAACAGGAAGGCATAGAAGCAGTTCAATTTGCCCTGCAAAAGGGCTACCAATTGATTGACACAGCCGCATTTTACTTTAATGAAGAAGCCGTTGGCAAAGGGATAAAAGCCAGTGGCATTCCGCGTGAAGATATTATTGTAACCACTAAGTTGTGGCGTGAGTGTTTGGGCTACGAATCCACCAAGAAAGAACTGGAAAAGTCATTAAAGAAACTCGATCTGGATTACATTGATCTCTACCTGATACACTGGCCGGCAAATGCGCGCAATTACGACAACTGGCAAAAGGCCAACGCCGACACCTGGCGTGCCATGGAAGAACTGCAAGCCGAAGGAAAAATAAAATCGATTGGCGTAAGCAATTTCTTTCAGGAACATTTTGAGGCTTTATTTCAGACAGCCAATGTAAAACCGGCAGTAAACCAAATTGAGTTTCACCCGGGATACTGGCAGCCGGAACTGACAGCGTTTTGCAAAAAACACAACATTGTTATTGAAGCCTGGTCGCCACTGGCGCGCGGACGCGTATTCGAAAATGATACCTTGCAGCAAATTGCAAAAACCCATAAGCAATCGATAGCCAAAGTTTGCCTGCGATGGATTACGCAGCACGATGTTGTGGTTATTCCAAAATCAACAACACAAGAACGAATTCTGGACAATCTGAACTTATTCGGGTTTGAGCTCTCTCAGGAAGAAATGAGTTTGATTGACAATCTCCCGGAAATCGGTTTTAGCGGTGAGTTGCCTAATATTTGGCCGGAGAGAGTTTAA
- a CDS encoding IS5 family transposase has protein sequence MCPYLKFGNSKNNAKVRDYQVLEAILYRLKTGCQWRQLPMKQFFRCKYNWQSVYFHYQKWCKDGSWDEMWQNILNKYKHLLDLSSIQLDGTHTPTKRGGEAVAYQGRKKAKTSNMLILTDSQGIPLTCSDPIDGNHNDAYNLVPTAKKMIAVLENSGIHTDGLFLNADSGFDTGEFRRYCSETKIIGNIDQNKRNGINREYLFDDLLYKCRFVVERTNAWLDAFKAILVRFETNAIHWKALNLIAFTVILLRKL, from the coding sequence ATTTGTCCCTACTTAAAATTTGGGAATTCAAAGAATAATGCAAAAGTAAGAGATTATCAGGTGCTTGAAGCAATACTATATCGATTAAAAACAGGGTGTCAATGGAGGCAATTACCTATGAAACAATTCTTCCGTTGCAAATACAACTGGCAAAGTGTGTATTTCCACTATCAAAAATGGTGCAAGGACGGAAGCTGGGATGAGATGTGGCAAAACATCCTGAACAAATACAAACACTTGCTGGACTTGTCAAGTATCCAGCTCGATGGTACACATACTCCAACTAAACGTGGAGGAGAAGCAGTTGCCTATCAGGGGAGGAAAAAAGCAAAAACAAGTAATATGCTGATTTTAACGGACAGCCAAGGCATCCCTCTAACTTGTAGCGACCCTATTGACGGGAACCACAATGATGCATACAACCTGGTTCCAACGGCAAAGAAAATGATTGCCGTTCTGGAAAACTCAGGGATACACACCGATGGATTGTTCTTAAATGCTGACTCTGGCTTCGATACAGGAGAGTTCCGCCGTTATTGTTCGGAAACAAAAATTATTGGCAATATTGATCAAAACAAACGCAATGGGATAAATCGTGAATACTTATTCGACGACTTACTGTATAAATGCAGATTTGTTGTGGAACGCACTAACGCATGGCTTGATGCATTTAAAGCAATCTTAGTACGGTTTGAAACAAATGCTATACATTGGAAAGCACTGAATTTAATAGCATTTACCGTGATTTTACTGCGGAAACTTTAA
- a CDS encoding ABC transporter permease, with product MTKDMNKINSFELMAIHFKNELKAIFSDSGAVLILVGALLIYPLLYSFGYFNEVLTDLPIGVVDLDQTATSRKYTNMLDATRDAKVAYNPQSLEEAEELFMANKIDGVLLIPKGFQENVLSTKQANVAVYADGSYLLKYKTFYTAAQTVNAYFGAGVGVKHYLAEGKSLRHAKVAASPLSIQTHMLYIPAGSYGSFIMPGLIIIIIQQTLLIGIGIMGGTFSESKTSPFRLPENKRRREIIPLVLGRVGAYLLISAFNICLTLIIIHDWFNYPDKGNMFDVLMLLFPFLLAVIFFGIGLSTLFKHRESAIVFMMFLSPIALFLSGISWPVSAMPDWLVGLSKILPGTTTIPAYLRLRTMGVGITEVKTEVLKLYLQAGSYAILTIAYFYVRLYTGKIRK from the coding sequence ATGACAAAAGATATGAATAAAATAAACAGCTTCGAATTAATGGCGATTCATTTTAAGAATGAATTGAAAGCTATTTTTTCGGATAGCGGGGCTGTGCTGATTTTGGTCGGGGCATTATTAATTTATCCTTTGTTGTATTCATTCGGATACTTTAACGAAGTGCTTACCGATTTGCCAATTGGTGTTGTTGATTTGGATCAAACAGCTACCAGCCGAAAATACACGAATATGCTGGATGCGACGCGAGATGCTAAGGTTGCTTATAATCCGCAGAGTTTGGAAGAGGCTGAAGAACTTTTTATGGCTAACAAAATTGATGGTGTTTTACTTATCCCGAAAGGATTTCAGGAAAACGTATTGTCGACAAAACAAGCTAATGTTGCTGTTTACGCCGATGGTAGTTACCTGTTAAAATACAAAACCTTCTACACGGCGGCACAAACAGTAAATGCTTATTTTGGGGCAGGAGTAGGAGTGAAGCATTATCTTGCAGAAGGGAAATCGTTACGTCATGCAAAAGTTGCTGCCAGTCCGCTGAGTATCCAAACGCACATGCTTTACATTCCTGCAGGTTCGTATGGTAGTTTTATCATGCCCGGATTAATCATCATCATCATTCAACAAACCTTACTGATTGGTATTGGAATTATGGGTGGTACTTTTTCCGAATCAAAAACATCTCCATTTAGATTGCCGGAAAACAAACGTAGGCGCGAGATCATTCCACTGGTTTTGGGAAGAGTCGGAGCTTATTTACTAATCTCAGCATTTAATATTTGCCTTACACTGATCATAATTCACGACTGGTTCAACTATCCGGACAAAGGCAATATGTTTGATGTTCTGATGTTATTGTTCCCGTTTTTGTTGGCGGTAATATTCTTCGGAATTGGTCTGTCAACGCTCTTTAAACATCGCGAGTCGGCCATTGTATTTATGATGTTTTTGTCGCCGATAGCCTTATTCTTAAGCGGTATTTCGTGGCCGGTGTCTGCTATGCCCGATTGGTTGGTAGGCTTATCCAAGATTCTGCCCGGAACAACAACTATTCCTGCCTATTTGCGTTTGCGCACAATGGGTGTGGGAATTACAGAGGTTAAAACAGAGGTGCTAAAGTTATATCTGCAGGCTGGGAGTTATGCCATTCTGACAATTGCATACTTCTATGTTCGGCTGTATACTGGCAAAATTAGGAAGTGA
- a CDS encoding ABC transporter permease yields MDGKKRHPIFEVMIREARRIQQNPAYRFLLLIGPITGILLLFFIFQQGAAKRLPIALVDQDNSSLSVKVGNALNASPDVEIVAGASDMFQAQEWLKQGLVQAIVVLPNELEKKVFQGMEAPVPVYINGTNVTVAGVVQRSVLTTLNTLSAGIQIKKLALNGNNAQKAMARVVPVKIQKHVLFNPYTNYAYFLNSAMLYFTLFLFAFMSSVYTFGNELKRGTGQSLLEAGNNSVRLSIVGKLFPYTVIYSGFAMLIAYLLYVVEGMPLNGSFVIIFCGQFITILAYQMLGLIFVAVTKNLRLSLSVGSAYIMMGITFSGLTFPIEGMMPFVKTLTAIFPFTWWEKLFISQSLRGAPIKEALPYLCYIIIFMLSGMAAFKMYKKSLSDPKYWGKQ; encoded by the coding sequence ATGGACGGGAAAAAGAGACATCCTATTTTCGAAGTAATGATTCGTGAAGCCAGGCGGATTCAGCAAAATCCGGCCTATCGGTTTTTGCTTTTAATCGGGCCGATCACGGGTATTCTGCTGCTCTTTTTTATCTTTCAGCAAGGAGCGGCAAAACGTTTACCCATTGCTTTGGTCGATCAGGATAATTCATCACTTTCCGTAAAAGTTGGAAATGCTTTAAACGCCTCGCCCGATGTGGAGATTGTTGCCGGGGCATCGGATATGTTCCAGGCGCAGGAGTGGTTAAAACAAGGCCTCGTTCAGGCAATTGTTGTTTTGCCCAATGAGCTGGAGAAAAAGGTATTTCAGGGAATGGAAGCACCTGTTCCGGTTTATATCAACGGAACAAATGTAACGGTTGCCGGTGTTGTACAACGTTCGGTTTTAACCACATTAAATACCTTGTCGGCCGGAATTCAGATAAAGAAACTTGCACTTAACGGTAACAATGCGCAAAAAGCTATGGCCAGGGTTGTTCCTGTAAAAATTCAAAAGCATGTCTTGTTCAATCCGTATACAAATTACGCCTACTTCCTTAACTCTGCAATGCTCTATTTTACCTTGTTTTTGTTTGCATTTATGAGTTCGGTTTACACTTTCGGAAATGAACTGAAACGAGGTACAGGACAAAGTCTTTTGGAAGCCGGAAACAATAGCGTACGCTTGTCAATTGTAGGGAAACTGTTTCCGTACACCGTTATTTATTCGGGTTTCGCCATGTTAATCGCTTATTTGCTTTACGTAGTTGAAGGCATGCCGTTAAACGGTAGTTTTGTGATTATTTTTTGCGGTCAGTTTATTACGATTCTCGCCTACCAAATGCTGGGATTAATTTTCGTTGCGGTAACAAAAAACCTGCGTTTGTCACTGTCGGTGGGGAGTGCTTATATAATGATGGGTATAACATTCTCGGGACTTACTTTTCCGATAGAAGGAATGATGCCATTTGTAAAAACACTCACGGCCATTTTCCCTTTTACCTGGTGGGAGAAACTATTTATATCACAATCGTTACGCGGCGCACCAATAAAAGAGGCCTTGCCGTATTTGTGTTACATCATCATTTTTATGCTGTCGGGGATGGCTGCATTCAAAATGTATAAGAAGAGTTTGAGCGATCCGAAATACTGGGGAAAACAATAG
- a CDS encoding efflux RND transporter periplasmic adaptor subunit, with product MNKKTLSSIIVLVAIVAFIVYTFIVVTKPEPVILQGEVEAQQYNIASKVPGRIQKVAVDRGQKVKKGDFIFSIDSPEINAKLANANAARTAASAQSRKAQNGAQQEDITAAYSTYVKAEAAAQFAEKTFARIQNLYDEGVVPAQKRDEVETQMKAARETANAAKAIWQKAEKGAREEDKAAAAAMVKRAEAAIAEVEAYLEETTINAIADGEVSGVNVEEGELVSTGFPVVTILDLNDIWVTLYIREDYMTYFKMGSVFKAVIPGLGGQEFDFKVKYISPSADFARWNATKTSGEFDLKSFEVEARPVSEIEGLRPGMTAVVTLPETK from the coding sequence ATGAATAAGAAGACGTTAAGCTCAATAATTGTACTTGTAGCTATCGTAGCATTTATAGTGTACACATTTATTGTTGTTACAAAACCCGAGCCTGTAATTCTGCAAGGAGAGGTTGAGGCGCAACAATACAATATTGCATCAAAAGTGCCGGGAAGAATACAGAAAGTTGCTGTTGACAGAGGGCAGAAAGTTAAAAAGGGCGACTTTATTTTTTCCATCGACAGTCCCGAAATTAATGCAAAACTGGCCAATGCAAATGCTGCCCGAACAGCAGCAAGTGCGCAAAGCCGAAAAGCACAAAACGGAGCGCAGCAAGAGGATATTACCGCAGCCTACAGCACCTATGTAAAAGCCGAGGCAGCTGCCCAGTTTGCCGAAAAGACATTTGCTCGCATTCAGAATTTATACGATGAAGGAGTGGTACCGGCACAAAAACGCGATGAGGTGGAAACGCAAATGAAAGCTGCCCGTGAAACTGCAAATGCCGCAAAAGCCATTTGGCAGAAAGCTGAAAAGGGCGCTCGCGAAGAAGATAAAGCCGCTGCTGCTGCAATGGTAAAACGTGCCGAGGCGGCCATTGCCGAGGTGGAAGCTTATCTGGAAGAAACAACAATTAATGCCATTGCCGACGGCGAAGTATCGGGCGTAAATGTTGAGGAAGGCGAGCTTGTTTCAACAGGTTTTCCGGTAGTAACCATTCTCGATTTGAACGATATTTGGGTAACACTTTACATTCGCGAAGATTATATGACTTATTTTAAAATGGGAAGTGTGTTTAAAGCTGTGATCCCCGGTTTAGGTGGGCAGGAGTTCGATTTTAAAGTAAAATACATTAGCCCTTCTGCCGATTTTGCCCGATGGAATGCAACAAAAACTTCGGGAGAATTTGATTTAAAATCGTTTGAAGTTGAGGCGCGCCCGGTGAGTGAAATAGAAGGTTTGCGTCCTGGAATGACAGCCGTTGTTACCTTACCCGAAACGAAATAA